Below is a window of Spelaeicoccus albus DNA.
TCATGCCTTGGCTGCTCACCAACGGAGCCAGCACGCTGAACGACGACTGGACCAAGGCCGTCTACAACAGTCCCGAAGCCGTCGAGGCCGCGGAGTTCATTCGCGGCATCGTCGAGGCGAAACTTTCGCCCAAGCCCGGCGGCGAATTCGATGCGGCCGATCAAATGAAGAAGGGCAAGCTGGCCACGCTGGGCGGAGGCCGCTGGCCGACCCTCGACATGCGCCGGCTCGGCATCGTCGACAAGGTCAAGATCGTCAACTGGCCGCACAAGAAGCGCAAAGGCTCGCCCATCGGCTGGGACGCGTGGCCCATGTTCAAGGAGTCGAAGAACAAGGACGACGTGTGGAAGCTCATCAAATACCTGATGTCGACCGACGCGTCGAAGTATTTCGCGACGGTCGGCGGCACCAACGTGCCGGCCCGCGACGACGTGGCCCACAGTCAAGACTTCTTGAAGGACGCCCCGGAGGGCAGCGAGTTGCTTCCGGAGGCAGTCTCGTTCGGCACTCCGATCCCGTCCCCGCCCCGCGGCGGCGAGATGGACAAGCCCATCACCGAAGCTTGGCAAAAGGCCATCTTGGGACATTCCTCGGCCAAGTCCGCCCTCGACAAAGCCAATGAAGAGCTAAGCAAACTGCTGTGACGACGTCCGCACGCCTCGCGGCGGGCACCAACGCCACCGGTCCGCCGTCCGGCACTCCCCGCACCACGAATCGTCCTGCCAAGGGGTCGTGGCAGGGATACGTATTTCTTAGCCCCGCCATGATCTTGTTCATCGCGTTCATCGGCGGCCCGTTCGTCGCGGCCATAGTGTTGAGCTTGTTCAGCTGGGATCTGCTGACACCGCCGAAGTTCGTGGGGCTGGAGAACTTCCGGGCGATGTTCTCCGACCCGCTGATGCTCAGGGTGCTCGGTAACACGTTCGTGTTTGCGCTGGCGTCGGTCGTCACGCACTTGGTGGGCGGCCTGCTGTTGGCGTTGGCAGTCAATCGCGCCATGAACCGGGTGCTGAACTATTTCGTGCGCACCGCCATCTTCTTCCCGTTCTTGATCTCGTGGGCGGCCGTTTCGCTGCTGTGGCGGTACGTGCTCGACCCGACGTTCGGGCCCTTCACGTACTATCTGGACAAGCTCGGCATCAGCGCCCCCGGCTGGTTCACCGATCCCGACTGGGCGCTGGCCTCGATCATCGGCATCGACTTCTGGCACACCATCGGATTCACGTTCATCATCATGCTGGCCGGCTTGCAAACGGTGCCGAAGCAGCTCGTGGAGGCCGCTCGCACGGATGGTGCGAACAACCGGCAGGTGTTCTTCAACGTCACGATCCCGCTGATGTCCCCGACGCTGTTCTTTGCGTCGGTGATCACGTTTCTCGGCGCTTTTCAGATCTTTGACCCGGTCCAGATCATCACCCAGGGCGGGCCGGACAACTCGACGATGACGGTCATCATGTACTTGTACGAAAAGGGGTTCGAGGCGTTCCATATCGGGTACGCCTCCGCCGTGGCGCTTTTGGTGTTCATCATCATGATGCTCGTGACGTTGCTGCAATTTTGGGGCGCGAAGAAGTGGGTGCATGACTGATGGCCGACTTGAAGCTGCCCGCCCCGAAACTGGACGCCACGCCGTCCGGCGCTTTGACCGGCAGGCGCCGGCGCAAACTGAGCACGGGGTCTCTCGTCCTCGACCTCGTGATGCTCGTGGTCGGCATTCTCATGGTCGCGCCGCTGATCTGGCTGATCGTGCAGAGCCTCACGGCCGAAAGCGACGCGTTCGGCATTCCGCCCAGCTGGATCCCGCATCCGTTCACGCTCGACAACTTCGCGGGCGTGTCCGGGCTCATCCCGTTCGGGCGGATGGCGATCAACAGCCTCGAGGTCGGCGTGATTTCGACCGTCGGGTCGCTGTTCGTCAGCGTTCTTGCCGCGTACGCATTTTCGCGCCTGCGGTTCCGCGGTCGGAGCGGTCTTTTCGTCGTGATGCTCTCGGCGTTGATGGTGCCGCCGCAGCTGATCGTCATCCCGGTGTTCATCCTGATGCGGTATCTGGGGCTGATCGACAATCTGATGGCGCTGTGGGTGCCGGCGCTGATCAACGTGTTCGCCATCTTCTTCCTTCGGCAGTACTTCAACACGATTCCGAAAGAGCTCGACGAGGCGGCGATCATTGACGGCGCCGGGCACTTGTGGATCTTGTTCCGCGTGATAGTTCCGCTGTCCGGGCCGGCGCTGGCGGCACTGGCCATCTTGAGTTTCGAAGTGTCGTGGAACAACTACTTCGGCCCGCTGATCTTCCTCTCGAGCCCGGCGAACATGACGCTCCCGCTCGGGCTCGTGACGCTGCAAGCCGGCCAAGGCGGCGCGGCCGTCGTCGTGTTTGCAGCCATCACGCTCGTCGTGCTGCCCGTGCTCATCGTGTTCTTGATCTTCCAGCGCAGCATCGTCGAGAGCATCGCGACGGCGGGGATTCGGGGCTGAGATGCGCGAGTTGCGAGGCGCACGTGTCGGCGAGGAGGCGGGTGATACCGCGGGTGAAAATCTCATCATGCGGCGGGCCGTGCGCGGCGTCTGGCCGCACCTGCCGGTGCTGCTCATCGGCAGCATCGCCGTGTGCGCCGGCGCTGCGATCGCGACGCTCATCGCGCCCGGGCTCACCCCCGTGTCGGTCCTCGTGATCGCTCTGCTCGTGATACCGCCGTTCGCCGCGCTGATCGCCGTGGCCAACGGCATCGTCGTCCGCGGCGACGCGACGGTTCGGCAATGGGGCGGCAGTCTGATCCGGTCGGGGTGGCGCGCTGTCACGGTGGCAGTCCCGCCGGTCGTGGCGCTCGCGCTGTTGCTGACGGCGGTGGAGGTGTGGCGGATCAGCGGTCAGTCGTGGGTACTCGTGCCGCTCGGGGTGGCCGCCACCGTCAGCGCGATCGGCGTGCTCGGCTTGACGGCGGCACTGCCCTTGGCGCTCGAGCGGCCCGGATTGCGTGGGACGGCGTTATGGCTCTCCGCGCTCTTCCTGGTCGCCAAACGCCCGCTGTCGTTCATCGCGGTCGCGTGCCTGGCCGGGATGGGAATTTGGGCGGCAACGGCGTGGACGGCGTCCCTGCTGTTGTTGCTGCCCGCGCCGGTCGCGCTGGTGGCTTCCGCCGCCGTGTGGACGTCGGCCGCCCGCCTGGGGTTGGCCGCTCCCAAAGAGTAGGCGGCATTGCCCTGCGGCTGTGCGGGCAGGCGTCACGGCAGGTCGTAGTCGACGACCACCGGCGAATGGTCCGAAAGTCGGCGTCCGCGGAACTCCCGGTCGACAGCGGAACGGACCGCGGCGCGCGCGAGACGGGGCGTCGCGAGGTGGTAATCGAGGCGCCAGCCCGAGTCGTTCGCGAACGACTGCCCGAGCCACGACCACCACGAGTAGGGGCCGTCGTCGTTCGGGTGGAGACGACGCACGACGTCGACGAGCGTGCGCGGGGAGAGCTGGCGGCCAAACCAGTCCCGCTCCTCCGGGAGGAAGCCGTCATGGCGCTGGTTGCGCCGCCACGCCGCGAGGTCCTGCCTGGTGTGCGCAATGTTGAGGTCGCCCATGAGCAGGAACTCACGCCCGGCCGCGGCGGCGGCGCGCCGGGTCCGGACGAGGTAGCGGGCGAATGCCGACATGAACCCCATCTTCCGGGCGTAGCGCGCACCGCCGTCGGGCGCCTCGCGCATCCGCTCGGTCAGCTGCAGCTCGGCGGGCAGACCGCCCTTGGGCAGGTACAAGCACGCGATGGTGAGCGGAGCGTCCGAGAGGTCCACCTCGAGGTAGCGGCCCTGAGCCGCGAAGGGGCCGAGTCCGCGCGCAAGCGGCACGCGGTCGGGCGCCGGCACGCGGTCGGGCTGACGGGCGCCGACCAGCGCGGCTCCGGCCCACGTCCGGACGGCGTCGGGCACGTGCCGCGTGAGCACGGCGACGCCGTTGCGGCCGGGAATGGTGCCGGTATCGAGGGCAACGTGGTAGTCCCCGAACGCGCCCGCGGGGAGCTTGTCGGCTTGTGCTCGGACCTCTTGAAGCGCGACGACGTCGCAATCGCGTGCGGCGAGCCAGTCGCCGAACCCCCGGCGATGCGCGGCCCGGATTCCATTGACGTTCGCGGTGGCGATGCGCAGCATGCTCTCGAGGCTACGTGACCGACTGACCAACCCGGCGGCCGTATAGCGTGGGAAGGTCGGGTTCGAGATAGTTGTCGCTGTTCGGGAGGTACCACGTGAAAGCCGTCAGGATCCATGCCGCGGGCGATTTGCGCGTTGAAGACGTGCCGTATCCGACGCTCCGGCCGGGCGAGGTCATCGTGCGGATGGAGTGGGGCGGCATTTGCGGGTCCGACCTCTCGTATTGGAAGCACGGCTCGACGGGGACCGCGACGTTGACCGAGCCCATGGTGCTCGGGCACGAAGTTGCCGGACGGATTGCCGAGGTCGCCGGCGATGTCGCCGGCCTTGAGGTCGGACAGCCGGTCACGGTGCATCCGGCCACGATCGTGCCCGGGCAGCAGTTGCCGGAGCGGCTGGCCGGCCGCGACAATCTGTATCCCGAGGTCCGGTATTTCGGCTCGGCCGCATTTTCCCCGCACGAGCAGGGCGGGTTCGCCGAATACCGTGCCGTGGCGGCCGGGCAGATCCGTGCGCTTCCGGACGGCGTGAACACCCGTCAGGGCGCGGTGGCCGAACCGCTGGGCGTGGCCGTGCATGCGATCAACAGGGCCGGCGGCGTGGCGCGGCGGCGTGTGCTCGTCAACGGGAGCGGGCCGATCGGCGCGCTCGTGGCGGCCGCCGCGCGCCGGATGGATGCGGCGTCGGTGATCGTTGCAGACTTGGCCGAGGCGTCGCTGGACGTCGCGCGCACACTGGGCGTCGATCGAACCGTGAACGTGGCTGCGGGGGAAGCCCTGCCGGAGGACGTCGACGTGACATTTGAGGCGTCCGGGGCACCGGCGTCGCTCGGTGCGGTGTTCAATGCGACGGGGCGCGGCGGCGTGGTGGTGCAGGTGGGCAACGTGCCGAGCGGAGCGGTGTCGGCCGAGCTGGCCGCGATCGTGACGCGGGAGATTGAATACCGCGGGACGTACCGGTTCGTTGACGAGATCTCCGACGCGCTCGACCTGTTGGCCGGCGGTCTCGACGTCGAGCCGTTGCTGACGCATTCGTTCCCGATCGACGACGCTGCCGAGGCGTTCGCCGTCGCGGGGGACCGGAGTACGGGCAGCAGCAAGGTGATGCTCCAGCTGTCGTAGCGTCAGCCGGCGCTGTCATCGACGGCAGTCAGACGAAGAGTCCGAGCAGGAGCACGAAGCCGAGACCGCAAACGGCGATGACGGTTTCAAGTACCGTCCAGGTGGCAAGGGTTTCCTTGACCGAGAGGCCGAAGCTTTCCTTGACGATCCAGAACCCGGTGTCGTTGACGTGTGAGGCAATGAGGCTGCCGGCGCCGGTGGCCAAGGTGATGAGAGCGAGATTCACGTCGGAGTCCTGGACGAGCGGAATCACCAGGCCGGCAGTGGTGAGCGCGGCAACTGTCGCCGACCCTTGGGCGATGCGCACGACCGAGGCGATGATCCACGCAAGTAGCAGCGGGGAGAGAGTGCTCCCGGCGAACATGTCGGCAACGTAATCGCCGACGCCGCCGTTGATCAGTACTTCCTTGAGCGAGCCGCTGACGCCGATGATCAGCAGCAGCATGCCGACGGCCTTGACTGACGATTCGGCCGATTCCATCAGCTTGGACATGGGGATCTTGCGGTGGATACCCATGGTGTAGACGGCGAAGAGCACCGAAATGAGCATGACGGTGCTGGGTTTGCCGATCATGGCGACGATGCGGAAGGCGAGATTGTCGTCGACGCCGGCGGCCTGTCGGACGAGGTCGGTGATGGTGGCGATCATCATGAGGATGACCGGGAAGAGGGCGGTCAGGGCACTGATGCCGAATCCGGGAGTGTCCTCCAGGTCGCGTTGTTCGGCG
It encodes the following:
- a CDS encoding gluconate:H+ symporter; translation: MPLVIVAAAIVVLLLLIIKFKVHTFIALVIVSFLTAIALGMPVSKIVESIEGGFGDTLASVGLIFGFGAILGKLIADSGGAQRIAETLVGKFGQRYIQWAVVLVALILGVALFFEVGIVLLVPIVYQMAKQVKLPLMYLGLPMATGLSVMHGFLPPHPGPTVIAAQYHANLGMVLLYGVIIAIPTVVIAGPLFTAVARKYAPGAFAMNKKAGVLATIGDAEQRDLEDTPGFGISALTALFPVILMMIATITDLVRQAAGVDDNLAFRIVAMIGKPSTVMLISVLFAVYTMGIHRKIPMSKLMESAESSVKAVGMLLLIIGVSGSLKEVLINGGVGDYVADMFAGSTLSPLLLAWIIASVVRIAQGSATVAALTTAGLVIPLVQDSDVNLALITLATGAGSLIASHVNDTGFWIVKESFGLSVKETLATWTVLETVIAVCGLGFVLLLGLFV
- a CDS encoding carbohydrate ABC transporter permease, with protein sequence MADLKLPAPKLDATPSGALTGRRRRKLSTGSLVLDLVMLVVGILMVAPLIWLIVQSLTAESDAFGIPPSWIPHPFTLDNFAGVSGLIPFGRMAINSLEVGVISTVGSLFVSVLAAYAFSRLRFRGRSGLFVVMLSALMVPPQLIVIPVFILMRYLGLIDNLMALWVPALINVFAIFFLRQYFNTIPKELDEAAIIDGAGHLWILFRVIVPLSGPALAALAILSFEVSWNNYFGPLIFLSSPANMTLPLGLVTLQAGQGGAAVVVFAAITLVVLPVLIVFLIFQRSIVESIATAGIRG
- a CDS encoding exodeoxyribonuclease III; translated protein: MLRIATANVNGIRAAHRRGFGDWLAARDCDVVALQEVRAQADKLPAGAFGDYHVALDTGTIPGRNGVAVLTRHVPDAVRTWAGAALVGARQPDRVPAPDRVPLARGLGPFAAQGRYLEVDLSDAPLTIACLYLPKGGLPAELQLTERMREAPDGGARYARKMGFMSAFARYLVRTRRAAAAAGREFLLMGDLNIAHTRQDLAAWRRNQRHDGFLPEERDWFGRQLSPRTLVDVVRRLHPNDDGPYSWWSWLGQSFANDSGWRLDYHLATPRLARAAVRSAVDREFRGRRLSDHSPVVVDYDLP
- a CDS encoding L-idonate 5-dehydrogenase, producing the protein MKAVRIHAAGDLRVEDVPYPTLRPGEVIVRMEWGGICGSDLSYWKHGSTGTATLTEPMVLGHEVAGRIAEVAGDVAGLEVGQPVTVHPATIVPGQQLPERLAGRDNLYPEVRYFGSAAFSPHEQGGFAEYRAVAAGQIRALPDGVNTRQGAVAEPLGVAVHAINRAGGVARRRVLVNGSGPIGALVAAAARRMDAASVIVADLAEASLDVARTLGVDRTVNVAAGEALPEDVDVTFEASGAPASLGAVFNATGRGGVVVQVGNVPSGAVSAELAAIVTREIEYRGTYRFVDEISDALDLLAGGLDVEPLLTHSFPIDDAAEAFAVAGDRSTGSSKVMLQLS
- a CDS encoding carbohydrate ABC transporter permease, whose amino-acid sequence is MTTSARLAAGTNATGPPSGTPRTTNRPAKGSWQGYVFLSPAMILFIAFIGGPFVAAIVLSLFSWDLLTPPKFVGLENFRAMFSDPLMLRVLGNTFVFALASVVTHLVGGLLLALAVNRAMNRVLNYFVRTAIFFPFLISWAAVSLLWRYVLDPTFGPFTYYLDKLGISAPGWFTDPDWALASIIGIDFWHTIGFTFIIMLAGLQTVPKQLVEAARTDGANNRQVFFNVTIPLMSPTLFFASVITFLGAFQIFDPVQIITQGGPDNSTMTVIMYLYEKGFEAFHIGYASAVALLVFIIMMLVTLLQFWGAKKWVHD